The proteins below are encoded in one region of Thermodesulfovibrionales bacterium:
- a CDS encoding 4Fe-4S binding protein, with translation MHYYDTGHRAEYSSEIKIKIMNIRTLRYLIQWGILSVVLYGGYKFYLFVDSLEKGLVPSFERPSIVDGFLPIGGLMAIKLWFMEGIFDPVHPAAIVILGSALLLALVLRKSFCGWICPVGTLSELLYKGGSRLFGKNFRLPVYLDYPLRSIKYLIMAFFIYVIIFKMNSQAIATFLSTPYWKVADIKMLKFFINPSTTTVIVLSALFVLSFLYKNFWCRYLCPYGALLGLLALISPSRIRRDKYKCISCKLCSKNCPSMLPVDRKKYIHSPECTGCLTCVSYCPSDCLAITFGGRTLNPFLFTAGVLCLFFGLILLAKIIGKWKSHIYPHELLSLMPFIDKFSHP, from the coding sequence ATGCATTATTATGACACAGGTCATAGAGCAGAATACAGTTCTGAGATTAAAATTAAAATCATGAATATTAGAACACTCAGATACCTTATTCAGTGGGGTATCCTTTCTGTTGTCCTTTACGGAGGATATAAGTTTTACCTCTTTGTGGATAGTCTTGAAAAAGGTCTTGTCCCCTCTTTTGAGAGACCATCCATTGTTGATGGCTTTCTGCCTATAGGTGGGCTAATGGCAATTAAGCTCTGGTTTATGGAAGGAATTTTTGACCCAGTTCATCCAGCTGCAATTGTTATACTCGGTAGTGCACTTTTGTTAGCACTGGTTCTTAGAAAATCCTTCTGTGGATGGATATGCCCTGTAGGAACTCTATCTGAGCTTCTTTATAAAGGAGGCAGCAGACTTTTTGGAAAGAATTTCAGACTGCCCGTTTATCTTGACTATCCCTTGAGATCTATTAAGTATTTAATTATGGCTTTCTTTATTTATGTGATTATCTTTAAAATGAATTCACAGGCAATAGCTACATTCCTTTCAACCCCTTACTGGAAGGTTGCAGATATAAAGATGCTGAAGTTTTTTATAAATCCCTCTACAACAACTGTTATAGTACTATCAGCACTTTTTGTTCTCTCCTTTCTTTATAAAAACTTCTGGTGCAGATATCTCTGTCCCTATGGAGCACTTCTTGGACTCCTTGCCCTTATCAGTCCTTCAAGGATTAGAAGGGACAAATATAAATGTATTTCCTGTAAACTCTGCTCAAAGAACTGTCCTTCAATGTTGCCTGTTGATAGAAAAAAATATATCCACTCACCTGAATGTACAGGCTGTTTAACCTGTGTGAGTTACTGCCCTTCTGACTGTCTTGCCATAACCTTCGGAGGCAGGACCTTGAACCCCTTTTTATTTACTGCTGGAGTTTTGTGTTTATTTTTCGGATTGATTCTCCTTGCCAAGATTATAGGGAAATGGAAATCTCATATATATCCTCATGAGCTCCTTTCCCTCATGCCTTTCATTGATAAATTCTCCCATCCCTGA
- a CDS encoding FecR domain-containing protein produces the protein MKEIKKMKYYFMVVFIFLTFHTAFASIGEIEKTDGSVFYREKAGIPYKKAKRGLSLEKGYWIKTEQKSWALIKLSDGSTFTLSENTEFEINEYIIGDGRKDGLFSITQGKLRATITRFTGQTVNYRVKSPTAVAGIKGTEFMMLTQGQANVFFGNEDVVSISGYEKGEKALKPDTMVQNTRGYVPADPVKVEPGTALERAKTGLSEITGPKPPRDWEISGALPHIIARWNINYGHYLADSGKYDEALYIYQIALDLSDNPEIRSDARLERGAVYSRFLRNPEAALAEYLLILEEYPEVPQRETALYLTAMTLYELGFKRQARERLFQYKREYPEGKHIMNVETLLKLTE, from the coding sequence ATGAAAGAGATAAAGAAAATGAAATATTACTTTATGGTTGTCTTTATTTTTTTAACCTTCCATACTGCCTTTGCTTCAATCGGTGAGATCGAAAAGACTGATGGGTCAGTGTTTTACAGGGAAAAGGCTGGCATACCTTATAAAAAGGCAAAAAGGGGTCTTTCTCTTGAAAAAGGTTACTGGATAAAGACAGAACAAAAAAGCTGGGCTTTAATTAAACTCAGTGATGGTAGCACCTTCACCCTTTCAGAGAATACAGAGTTTGAGATAAATGAATACATAATTGGCGATGGAAGAAAGGACGGATTATTTTCTATTACACAGGGAAAGCTAAGGGCAACGATTACTAGATTCACAGGTCAGACTGTCAATTACCGGGTGAAAAGTCCCACTGCAGTTGCTGGTATCAAAGGCACAGAGTTCATGATGCTCACACAGGGGCAGGCAAATGTATTCTTTGGAAATGAGGATGTGGTATCCATTTCTGGTTATGAGAAGGGAGAAAAGGCACTCAAACCAGATACCATGGTCCAGAATACCCGTGGTTATGTTCCTGCTGATCCTGTAAAGGTTGAACCAGGCACGGCTCTTGAAAGAGCGAAGACAGGACTTTCTGAGATAACAGGCCCGAAACCACCAAGGGACTGGGAGATATCAGGTGCCCTTCCCCATATAATTGCGAGATGGAATATAAACTATGGCCATTATCTTGCTGATAGCGGAAAATACGATGAGGCACTTTATATATATCAGATTGCCCTTGACCTTTCAGATAACCCTGAAATAAGATCTGATGCAAGACTAGAGAGGGGAGCAGTGTATTCAAGATTTTTAAGAAATCCTGAAGCAGCCCTTGCAGAATATTTACTTATACTGGAGGAGTATCCAGAGGTACCCCAGAGGGAAACAGCCCTTTATCTTACAGCCATGACCCTTTATGAACTGGGTTTTAAAAGGCAGGCAAGGGAGAGGTTGTTTCAGTATAAAAGGGAATATCCGGAGGGCAAACATATTATGAATGTTGAGACACTGCTGAAACTTACAGAATAA
- a CDS encoding nucleotidyltransferase domain-containing protein: protein MELYEQINKLRDYLLSLPTGRYIGKIILFGSHAKGYATRDSDIDILLITINGKALREELLDSIYDFMTEEGIPIEVVFGNVNDIYFSKDPFISNVLRYGVEVYSMNESELKRSVIEGLLGLAEEYLKGAEEIANSGHLRIAIDAGYNAAELAVKALILLKQDDLPGSHGGIASLFGPALHKDC from the coding sequence ATGGAACTCTATGAGCAGATAAATAAATTAAGGGACTATCTATTGAGTCTACCTACCGGAAGATACATAGGTAAGATTATCCTTTTCGGAAGCCATGCAAAGGGATATGCTACCAGGGATTCAGATATTGATATTCTTCTTATTACCATAAATGGTAAAGCTCTAAGGGAGGAGCTATTAGATAGTATTTATGATTTTATGACAGAAGAGGGCATTCCCATTGAGGTGGTGTTTGGAAATGTAAATGACATTTATTTTTCAAAAGACCCTTTTATATCAAATGTGCTCAGATACGGCGTGGAGGTATATTCAATGAATGAATCAGAACTCAAAAGATCGGTCATAGAAGGTCTGTTAGGTCTTGCTGAAGAGTATCTTAAAGGAGCAGAAGAGATAGCAAACAGTGGTCATTTGAGGATAGCAATAGATGCAGGTTACAACGCAGCAGAACTGGCAGTAAAGGCCCTTATTCTTTTAAAGCAGGATGATTTGCCAGGTAGCCATGGTGGCATTGCAAGCCTTTTTGGGCCAGCTTTACATAAAGACTGCTGA
- a CDS encoding CsgG/HfaB family protein, with protein MVKRAFIIFFLFLGCAPMVVKIDPTTFIVDTGPKENIPPVCRSAYESVTPKVAVANFTNNTTFEYARVVQENVRGASQRTAVGGAAAGVAPGAAGIVWGVKERAQFERESQRIEREFNAKLSESVEDGITDEIVNMGGAKVYTRSEMKKVLEEHKFQASGLVDESTLVQLGRIAGVRYIITGSVNNVDLKWVTLEEARAAAKDIFGKVGMVMAAGMEAQEGWNINAEISIRIIDVETGEILFSKIVRGRHVIGKMAYPNFDAMIGGIKKAASNAIADARPELSKWFTVKGYILQTRTSPDGRQRAALVSIGEKHGLKPNSELIVYTFQEIQDPFTGKPSCDTVRLPVRLIVTEQLQADKAWTIIEGNPDQVKRVRMGQLVERAPLRGKGFFQTIGH; from the coding sequence ATGGTAAAAAGAGCATTTATAATTTTCTTCCTTTTTCTTGGCTGTGCACCTATGGTAGTGAAGATTGATCCAACCACCTTTATTGTAGATACAGGTCCAAAAGAAAATATTCCTCCAGTATGCAGGTCTGCCTATGAATCCGTAACCCCAAAGGTAGCTGTAGCAAATTTTACAAACAATACCACCTTTGAATATGCAAGGGTTGTCCAGGAAAATGTGCGAGGAGCATCCCAGAGAACAGCAGTAGGTGGTGCTGCAGCAGGAGTGGCTCCTGGTGCAGCAGGCATTGTATGGGGCGTAAAGGAGAGAGCACAGTTTGAGAGAGAATCCCAGAGGATAGAGCGAGAATTTAATGCGAAACTTTCAGAGAGTGTTGAAGATGGAATAACCGATGAGATAGTTAATATGGGCGGTGCAAAGGTTTATACAAGGAGTGAGATGAAGAAGGTGCTTGAGGAGCATAAATTCCAGGCATCAGGTCTCGTTGATGAATCCACACTTGTTCAGTTAGGAAGGATTGCTGGAGTTAGATACATTATCACGGGTTCAGTAAATAATGTGGACCTTAAGTGGGTTACCCTTGAGGAGGCAAGGGCAGCGGCAAAGGATATATTTGGAAAGGTTGGCATGGTAATGGCAGCTGGCATGGAGGCACAGGAGGGCTGGAATATTAATGCTGAGATTTCCATAAGAATAATCGATGTTGAGACAGGAGAGATACTTTTTTCAAAGATTGTCCGCGGCAGGCATGTAATTGGAAAGATGGCCTATCCGAATTTTGATGCGATGATAGGTGGAATAAAAAAGGCTGCATCAAATGCTATTGCTGATGCAAGACCAGAACTGTCAAAATGGTTTACTGTTAAGGGTTATATCCTCCAGACCAGAACCTCTCCTGATGGCAGACAGAGGGCTGCACTCGTGAGCATAGGTGAGAAGCATGGCCTGAAACCTAATTCTGAGCTTATAGTTTATACCTTCCAGGAGATTCAGGATCCCTTTACAGGAAAGCCATCCTGTGACACAGTCAGACTTCCGGTAAGGCTCATTGTTACAGAACAGCTTCAGGCAGACAAGGCCTGGACAATAATAGAGGGCAATCCAGACCAGGTCAAGCGTGTGAGGATGGGCCAGCTTGTAGAAAGGGCACCTCTAAGAGGAAAGGGTTTCTTCCAGACTATAGGTCATTGA
- a CDS encoding S-layer homology domain-containing protein — MKKLSLITLLQMVILLFISGCAKKPVEKCLAPEDNAPHHYLMGMEALERGKTDTAIEKFERALYCDEKFSMAQSAMAIALAEKTRLQKDPKFRQIELERIEERLKKARKLMRSPEDQFDYNLAVMRVNTILKIDDWLNKVEDAYRDTMKLKVDERKMIYYQGTEAGHYFMGIAYLDALEFQKARDRFADVLNARREGKWHAPADRAWKKTDKIVRAMAGITIGDVGKKIAIKDAITRGDLAALLIDELKLDKLFAGRIPVRTEVEKLRPEFVPADIMDHPFKEEIITILKWKVRGLEPKYDETTKAYLFKPEDLVKRGEMAFILEDVLIKITGDERIATAYFGHERSPFPDVRPTSPLYNAVMNMTTRGIMEPELSGEFRIDDPVDGAEALLAIRVLKQRMNIY, encoded by the coding sequence ATGAAAAAGCTTTCTTTAATAACACTTCTTCAAATGGTAATCTTACTTTTTATTTCAGGATGTGCAAAAAAGCCTGTTGAAAAATGCCTTGCTCCAGAAGATAATGCTCCACACCATTATCTAATGGGTATGGAAGCCCTTGAAAGAGGAAAGACAGATACAGCAATAGAGAAATTTGAAAGGGCGCTATACTGTGATGAAAAATTCTCAATGGCACAATCTGCTATGGCAATAGCCCTTGCTGAGAAGACAAGGCTGCAGAAGGATCCAAAATTCAGGCAGATTGAGCTGGAGAGAATAGAGGAAAGGCTTAAGAAGGCAAGAAAGCTTATGAGGAGTCCAGAGGATCAATTTGACTACAATTTGGCAGTAATGAGAGTGAATACTATATTAAAAATTGATGACTGGCTTAATAAGGTAGAGGATGCCTACAGGGACACAATGAAGCTCAAGGTAGATGAAAGGAAGATGATCTATTATCAGGGAACAGAGGCAGGCCATTACTTTATGGGTATTGCCTATCTCGATGCCCTCGAATTTCAGAAGGCAAGGGACAGGTTTGCCGATGTACTAAATGCAAGGCGTGAAGGAAAGTGGCATGCACCTGCTGATAGGGCCTGGAAAAAGACAGATAAGATTGTCAGGGCAATGGCAGGTATCACTATTGGAGATGTTGGTAAAAAGATTGCCATTAAGGATGCTATAACAAGGGGAGATCTCGCAGCCCTTTTAATTGATGAGCTGAAACTTGATAAACTCTTTGCTGGCAGGATCCCTGTCCGTACAGAGGTGGAAAAACTCAGGCCAGAGTTTGTCCCTGCTGATATAATGGATCATCCCTTTAAGGAAGAGATAATCACTATTCTTAAATGGAAGGTTAGGGGTCTTGAGCCAAAGTATGATGAGACCACAAAGGCCTATCTCTTCAAGCCAGAGGATTTAGTAAAACGTGGTGAGATGGCATTCATCCTTGAGGATGTGCTTATAAAAATAACAGGTGATGAAAGGATTGCTACTGCCTATTTCGGTCATGAGAGGTCACCATTTCCTGATGTGAGACCGACATCACCTCTTTACAATGCAGTTATGAACATGACAACCCGCGGCATAATGGAGCCGGAGCTTTCTGGTGAATTTAGAATAGATGATCCGGTTGATGGTGCAGAGGCACTCCTTGCAATAAGGGTCTTAAAACAGAGAATGAATATTTATTAA